A genomic stretch from Desulfotignum balticum DSM 7044 includes:
- the rsmH gene encoding 16S rRNA (cytosine(1402)-N(4))-methyltransferase RsmH gives MGFDHTTVMPAEVFAYQNLKPGDICVDGTLGGAGHARATIQAILPDGLFIGIDQDLDAIAHARNVLHPFKQNIILVHDNFSHLSAILDQHDIPRVNAIVLDLGFSFNQITQAHRGFSFNRDEPLDMRMDTRQNMTAEIIVNTFSQQALVDLFFSFGEEKFSRRIAGAIVRERADHPLKTTRQLSQIIVDTVPKAQAAASKIHPATRVFQALRIAVNRELDHLTRFMEQVPDLLTQGGRICIISFHSLEDRIVKQHLKTYETGCTCPKTLPRCVCHKQPVIKSIVKKIITPTPEEIAANPMARSARLRVAERL, from the coding sequence ATGGGGTTTGATCACACGACCGTGATGCCGGCGGAAGTCTTTGCGTACCAGAACCTGAAACCCGGAGATATCTGTGTGGACGGGACCCTGGGAGGGGCTGGACACGCCCGTGCGACCATACAGGCCATTCTCCCGGACGGCCTGTTCATCGGAATCGATCAGGATCTGGATGCCATCGCCCACGCCCGAAATGTGCTGCACCCGTTCAAACAGAACATCATTCTGGTTCATGACAATTTCTCGCACCTTTCAGCGATCCTGGATCAGCATGATATCCCCCGGGTCAACGCCATTGTGCTGGACTTAGGCTTTTCATTCAACCAGATCACCCAGGCACACCGGGGATTCAGTTTCAACCGGGATGAACCTTTAGACATGCGGATGGATACCCGACAGAACATGACGGCTGAAATCATTGTAAATACGTTTTCTCAGCAAGCCCTGGTGGACCTGTTTTTTTCCTTTGGGGAAGAAAAATTTTCCCGCCGCATTGCCGGGGCCATTGTCCGGGAACGGGCCGATCATCCTTTGAAAACCACCCGGCAATTGAGCCAGATCATTGTGGACACCGTCCCTAAAGCACAGGCCGCCGCATCGAAAATACATCCGGCCACCCGCGTATTTCAGGCATTGCGCATTGCCGTGAACCGGGAACTGGATCATCTGACCCGGTTCATGGAACAGGTCCCGGACCTGCTGACCCAAGGCGGCCGAATCTGTATTATCAGTTTTCATTCTCTGGAAGACCGCATTGTCAAACAGCATTTAAAAACCTATGAAACCGGGTGTACCTGCCCCAAAACCCTGCCCCGGTGCGTATGCCACAAACAACCGGTCATAAAATCGATTGTAAAAAAAATAATCACCCCCACACCCGAGGAAATTGCTGCAAATCCCATGGCCCGAAGCGCCCGGCTCAGAGTGGCGGAAAGGCTATGA
- the mraZ gene encoding division/cell wall cluster transcriptional repressor MraZ has product MFRSSSFHTIDPKGRIIIPARFRDVLKADDEYGVVVSIKDGCLYAYTFNEWKQLEKKILAAKSAAMEKFKRFFLGNACPLKCDKQDRILIPPSLRTYAGIEKDIVLVGVLDRFEIWARERWDQENMKMEQELEKEEVREEIASLGL; this is encoded by the coding sequence ATGTTTCGATCAAGCTCCTTTCATACCATCGACCCAAAGGGCAGGATTATCATTCCGGCAAGGTTCCGGGACGTGCTCAAGGCTGATGATGAATACGGGGTGGTGGTTTCCATCAAGGATGGATGCCTGTATGCCTACACTTTCAATGAATGGAAGCAGCTGGAGAAAAAAATTCTGGCCGCCAAAAGCGCGGCCATGGAAAAATTCAAACGGTTTTTTCTGGGCAATGCCTGCCCGTTGAAATGTGACAAACAGGACCGGATTTTAATTCCCCCCAGCCTGCGCACTTATGCAGGCATTGAAAAGGACATTGTCTTAGTGGGGGTTTTGGACCGGTTTGAAATATGGGCCCGGGAAAGATGGGACCAGGAAAATATGAAAATGGAGCAGGAACTTGAAAAAGAGGAAGTAAGGGAGGAAATTGCTTCCCTGGGGCTGTAG